The proteins below are encoded in one region of Silene latifolia isolate original U9 population chromosome 2, ASM4854445v1, whole genome shotgun sequence:
- the LOC141641752 gene encoding protein FAR1-RELATED SEQUENCE 5-like, which yields MRYNSAIEQQRHSQRRMDTANEHNMLEKVGPMKVEMHASLVYTHPIFTDFQKEVIHAICSMGVGGLTTVGIVEYHDVRDGLKHINFRVEFNIQTNENKCACKLFERHGIVCRHILWVWNGRQVYKIPEPYVLARWTKKSYRSIVQDETGKVIEDIDEADIKKAEMSKVWSEIYAIVVCRGD from the coding sequence ATGAGGTACAATTCTGCAATAGAACAACAAAGGCATTCACAAAGGCGGATGGACACTGCTAACGAGCATAATATGCTCGAGAAAGTAGGACCAATGAAGGTAGAGATGCATGCGTCACTTGTGTACACACATCCTATCTTTACAGACTTTCAGAAGGAAGTCATACATGCGATATGCAGCATGGGGGTCGGGGGTTTGACAACAGTAGGGATAGTGGAGTACCATGATGTTCGTGATGGACTGAAGCACATAAACTTCCGAGTGGAATTTAACATCCAAACTAACGAGAACAAATGTGCATGTAAGCTGTTTGAGAGGCATGGCATTGTCTGTCGACATATATTGtgggtgtggaatggtaggcAGGTATACAAGATACCTGAGCCTTATGTCCttgctcgatggacaaagaaatccTACAGATCAATTGTCCAAGATGAAACTGGAAAGGTCATAGAAGACATTGACGAAGCTGACATCAAGAAAGCtgagatgtcaaaggtttggtctgaGATTTATGCAATTGTCGTTTGTCGAGGTGattga